TCATATTCGGCAATAATGTCGGTAGTCGGTGATCCTCCTAGCACCTGGGAAGTTGAATCGCCTCCAGGAGGACCTGGCGTCTCACTCCCTATATCTCCAAATCCGAGTGGCTGATCTTTTTCCACTCTGAGGAAATCCGTCAAAATCATAATGGCAACGCCTATTCCCAATATGACGATGAAATAATGCAGCGGCTTCAGTTTTGGGTTTTTGCCCTTGCTCCCCACTACGATTTTCTTTTCTTCCTGCATCGTCTCGCCTTGTTGCTTCATGAACATACTTTTCAGCTTTTCCCACAATTGCTTCATTGTTTTCACCTCGTTTCACTGACTGTATCCGCTACTGTTTCTCTCTTTCTCTCGATTCGTCTTTGATAACGACCTGACTCTTCGAAAGCCCCCACTCTTTAGCGACATCGTTTGTGATTTGCGCGTAAAGTGGGTTGTCATGGTGAGCTGTTGCTGCAATATCTGATTTGGGATCAGATTGTATGTCAATGGGTTCGCCAATCGTAATCTCAACAGGCTGGACAGGTTTAATCGGTTCAATCGTGCTCTGCCCTTTTTGCTCTTCCTTGTTCGCGTCACCGACTACCAGCTCGATTCGCTCAAGGGTTGGTTGTTCTGGATTTTGCTGATTAACGGTAATCGTGACATCTTCGACAGTTACGCCGTACTGCTCTTTGACACTGGCTTTTACTGAGGACGCTACCTGTGACTGGACGTAAGCGGTCATCTGTTGGTTTTGTTGACCGAGCAGCTTGTCAGTGATGCGTTTCCACTCTGCCGAAGCAGGCTTGTTCAGCTCTTGTTGGTAGCGATCCAGACGAAAGGCCAAATCTTCCTGCGAGAGGCTAAACAGACTAAACACGGGAGAAATGATCGTCAACAAAAGAATCAAGCCCATCACCATTTTTACGTAGCGTTGCAGTGTCGTATTGGGCAGGATCAGATCAAGGAAGGCAGCCAAAAGGACGAGCAAGATAATTTTTTTCAACCACAGGGTTAACCAAGTCATCTCATCACCTACCGAACCATCATGGAGATGTTGCCCGCTGCAATAATGATCGTAATCGCCAGAAAGAACATCAAGCCGACTGTCGCCAAAGCAGCGAAGACGAACAAAAGACTTTTCCCAATCGTACCTAACGCACTGATGATTGGGCTGTTTCCAAGCGGTTGGAGTACGGCAGATGACAGATTGTAGATCAGAGCCAGTACCAGTATCTTCAAAGCCGGAAACGCGCATAGCATGATCAGGATCAAAACTCCTGCCAAGCCGACGGCATTTTTGACCAGTAGCGAGGCATTGAGTACGGTATCTGCCGCATCGGAGAACACACGACCTACTATCGGGATGAAATTGCCCGTGATGTATTTCGCTGTTCGGAGCGTGACCCCGTCCGCAACGGCTGAAGTCGCTCCCTGTATGGAAATGATGGCGAGAAAGATCGTCAGAAATGAGCCAAGGACACCCATTGCAATATTGCGTAGCAAGGTCGCTAACTGTGTGACTTTGTACCTCTCTGAAAACAGGCTGACGATAGAGAGCATCGCAGAGAGAAACAGTAGCGGAAACACGACGTAAGAGATCATCATGCCACTGGTGTTGATCATGAAGATAATCAGCGGGTGAAACATAGTGGCGGATGCCAGATTTCCTACCGAAGCAAGCAGCGCGATGACAAGTGGGATCATGGCCAGCATGAAATCAGACATGTTCGCGATTGCATCTTTGGCATAGGTAATGGCGACATGAAAGCTGTTGATCGCAAGTACCATCAAGACGAGATAAGTAATCGAGTACGCCACTGTCGATACCGCATTGCGTTCAAAGGCGTTCTGCATCGTTTCGAGAATCATCGCGAAGACCGTAATGATAATGATGGAGCTAAGCAGCTTGCCATTCATCAAAATCTCATGAAAGATGAATTTGCCCATTCCTTGCAGGACTCCTGAAATACTGAAGTCACCTTGCTGCATGAGGATTTGGATAAAGCCTTCCGATTTCAAGTCGGGCAAGTACCCTTTATAGTCGCGCTGCAACTGATGCCAATACTTTTCGACTCGGTCTAGCTGCAAGTGATCGACCTGTTGTTGCACGATTTGATTGATCGGACCGGCTGCGGGTGCAACAGCGGGTGTCATAGCAGCAGACACGGCAACTGGAAACAAGGCAAGAAGCAAGAACAAGAACAGGATCAGCTTGCAAGTGTGTGCCATGGACATCCCACCTCCCTTATGCCGGCAACAAGTCGATCACTGTTTCGATAATGATTTGGATGATCGGTACAGCCATAACCAGTATGAGGACTTTTCCAGCGAGCTCGATTTTCGAAGCTATCGCACCTTGTCCAGCATCTCGGGTCATCTGTGCACCGAATTCAGCAATGTAGGCAATTCCGATGATTTTTAAAATCGTTTCCAGAAACACAAGGTTCAAGTCTGCTTGAACCGCTAATCTTTCCAAAACCCGAATGACATCTGCTATTTTTCCGACGAGAAAGTAAAAGATGATGACTCCGCTCGCGATCGCCAACAAAAAGGCGAACATCGGCTTCTGTTCCTTAATGACTAGCGCGAGAATCGTAGCCACCAGTCCTAGTCCGACAATTTGTACAATCTCCATCTGGAGCCCCTCCTCAGTTGAACAGGAAGACGCGTTTTACCTCGGAGAACAGATCGCCGATGTAATGGGACACCATGTACAGGACAATGATGAATCCGACCAAAGTTGCCCAATGCGCAATATCTTCCTTGCCCGCCTGCTTCAGGACTGTATGCAGGATGGCTGTTATGAACCCTACTGCTCCTATCTGGAAAACAGGTGTCAAATCAAAATCCACTGTGAACACCTCGCCTTTAGAACATCAGGATGACGACCAAGAGTCCACCTAAAAAGCCCAAACTCTTGTACATTTTTTCGTACTTTTCCTGTTCTGCACGAGCCTCCTCTTCCAGCCCTCGCAGGTGGGTGACAGCTAGGCGCAAATGCTTTTGCTGGTCTTCCCGATCGGATGATCCGAGTACCTGACCTAGACTCTCTAGCACCTCTCGTTCTTGTCTGCGCAAGGCGGTTTGAGTCCAGAGTCTATTCATTGCCTGTTGCAACGCTTCCTCAGCCGAATGCGCCTTTTCGGTCTGCAGGAATTCAGCAGCCAGAAGAAATACTTTCCCTACCTCTTCGGAGACGCGATGACCGACCTTCACAAACGCCCGCTGCAATGGGGTCATCCCAAACACGATTTCCGTTTCGAGCATTTGCAGAGCAACGAGCAGAGCCCGAAGCTGAACGGGACGATTCGCGTAATACTTGCCGATCTGCCAACCAACCATCGACGCTGAAAACAGGATGAGTACGGCTCCCATCAGCTTGACCATGCAACCTTCTCCCTTTCAACCAGGTTCATGCTTTGATCGTAGATGGCCTGGATCGTTCCAACGCCTTTTTCGCGGCTGAGTACGATATAGCGGGAAAAGGCTCCATATCGAATCAGCTTGCCCAGCATGGGGCGTTCTGCTACTTCCTTGACGCTCGCTCCATGCGCTGAGCAAATGACGGCTACACCTGCATGAATCGCTTCCCAGACTGCGTCACCATCCTCCGCTCTTCCCACCTCGTCCACAATCAGAACATCAGGAGACATGGAGCGAATCATCATCATCATCCCTGCAGCTTTTGGGCAAGCGTCCAGCACATCCGTTCGCGGACCGACGTCTCGTTGAGGAACTCCTTGTAAGCATCCCGCCAACTCAGAACGCTCGTCCACAATTCCTACCTTGCGACTTGAAGACCACTCGCTCCCGTAGCTGATGGTTCTCGCCATATCACGCAACAAGGTTGTCTTCCCGCACTGGGGTGGGGAGATGAGCAGCGTGTTCAGCAATTTGCCATCCTCAAACAAATACGGCATGACCTTCCTGGCCGCGCCTTTTTTCTCGCGGGCAATCCGGATGTTGAAGCTGGTCACATCTCTGATTCCCTTCACTTCACCTTTGTCCAGCACCACTTTCCCCGCAATGCCAATGCGATGACCGCCAACCACCGTGATGTAACCCCTTTTCAACTCTTCTTCCAAGGCATAGAGAGAATGCTGGCTGACCTGGTTTAAGAGCTTTGCAGCCTCTTCTGCTGAAAACAGCCAACCTTGCGCGGGTATCGAGGTGATTTGCCCCGACGGTGTCACATAGCTAGATTGTTGGCCAAACCGGACTTCTAGCGGCTGGTTTTGCCGAAGCCGAATCTCTTCCAGACTCTCTCTTACCGCGATAGGAAGGGCCGTCAAAATCGTACGTAAAGTTGCTGGCAATATCATCAAGATCTCATTCATCAGGTACCCTCCATTTGCAGCATTCTGCCTTTGTCCACTTTGACTTACCTCCATCCTATGCAGAGGTGGACGAGATTTATGCAAAAAAAATAGCTTGCTCTCGTGCTAGAACCCGAGTGCAAGCTTTTCCTATTGGGATCACCGATTATCCGTTTTCTTGTTATCCACTGGCTCTATTACATAGTGTCTGAAACCTTCCTCATCTTTGCCCTCGTGCAGATAGATTTCTTTCTGGCAGCTAGGGCATGCGAATTCGTAGGTCGTATCGAGATGGGGATCTACTTGTCCTTCGTACAGTTGTGCGTCTTCATCATCATCTAAATCGTAGAAAGCTGCGTACTCATCGTCATCATCCTCACAATCGACAACGGTTTCGTACAAGTCATCATCATCTTCAAAAAGGTAGAGCTCAATGTCCTCTAAGTCTTCATCCAAGGCCTCCACATAATCCTCTGCCTCTTCCACTCGCGCGTGAAGCTCTCGTAGCTGACCCTGCACCTCATTTAGAATCTCAATCATCTCTACCATAATTTTTCCTTCGGGGCTCTTCTCCCCCACTTCCAACCCATCTGCCAACCCTTGCAAGTATGCGATTCGATTCGCCAATGCTTCTGGCATCCACATTCCCTCCCATCCAATCTCTCCCACCTATCGTTCCCCATCGTGATTGCATTTACCAATGGAAGGAAATGGGTAACTACTTGCGGACCCCAATCAAGATGCAGGAGATCCCCACCAGAATCCAGGCAATTTTGGCAAAGCTAACCCGATCCGACATGCCTAATAAACCGATTGTTGTAGTAGTGATTAAGATGATTGGCCCGACAATCGCAAGACCCGAATTAATGAGCAGAGCTTTTTCGACCTGGTTCACTTTCAAAATGAGCAGAGCTGCAATGATCTCGATACTGCCTGAGAAGACCCTAAGCGCCGCCATACCCATAATTGCTTTTTCCAACATACCGTCTCGTCCTCCCCTCCTTTCACTCTATGCCTGTACCACATCATTTCAGCACTTTTTGCATGACCTCTATAGGCTTTTGCCCTCACTCCTCCCCTCTACTGGGCATACACTGAACCATACGCCTAGAAGAAATGAGGAACTTGCCGATGGTAGAGTGTGATCAATCGTTTTTGCCTGACAGCTGGGCAAACCCGTCCGGGCAAATCCGAGAGAAGCCCCGGGCGAAGGGCTTAACCATGGTCATTGACAAAGGCCTTGGACTTACCGCGTATTCCGACTTGTTAGCGCTGGCTGCTCCCTATATCGATCTATACAAACTCGGTTTTGGCACCATCGCTCTGTACCCCCTCGAAATACTCAACCAAAAATTGACCCTCGCAAAACAAAATGGCGTACACATCATGCCAGGAGGAACTTTTTTTGAAATTGCCATCCGTCATAATACGATTGCGGATTATATGAAGCTGATTCGCTCTCTCGGTTTTACTGCGGTCGAGATATCTGATGGAACGTTCCCTTTATCCTTCTCACAACGTCAGGAAGCCATCAATTACGCGTTAGACAATGATCTGGTGGTCTACACGGAAGTTGGGAAAAAAACTGCCGATTATCGCACTAGTCGAGAGGAATTGCTGGAGACGCTTAGCTTCGACCTGCACAATGGTGCCAGTCACGTTATTGTGGAAGCGAGAGAGAGTGGGACCGTCGGCGTTTGTGACGGGGACGGCAATATAGACGATTCCTTCGTTTTAGACATTGTCGCGGCGGCCAAAGAAAAAGCCTCCCGCCTAATCTGGGAAGCCCCACAAAAAGATCAACAGGTCTGCTTCATCAAAGCTATTGGCAGCGACGTTAATCTCGGAAACATTGCCTATACAGATGTATTCTCTGTGGAGACGCTACGGCGAGGATTGCGCGGCGATACAGCCCTACTCATGGATAGAGGGAGGTTTTATCCGTGCGAATAGAAGTGGTGCCGACCGTGGAAGAAATTCGTTTTGAACAGATCAGCAATCATGTTGTCATCGTCATCGATGTGCTTCGTGCCTCCAGTACGATTGTCACCGCCTTAGGCAATGGATTTCGTAGCGTCATCCCGGTCGAAACCATTGGGCAAGCGAACTCGCTGCGCGCCAACGACTGTGTTTTGGCTGGTGAACGCCACTGTAAGAAAATCCCGGAATTCGACTGCAACAACTCACCAACCGAAGTCGCAGCTCTGGGGAAAACGGGGAGCCAGCTTATTCTCACCACGACGAACGGGACTCGCGCGATCCAAAAAGCAGAACGTGCCTCTGCTCTCTTGATTGGCTGCTTCTTAAATGCCACGGCATGCGTGCGACACGCTCTTTCGTATCATCTCGATGTTACGCTGTACTGTGCAGGTACCCGGTCGGAATTCGCTCTGGAAGACGGTCTGGCTGCCGGCTTGATGATTGCCCAGACACAACAATCGTTACCGAGCATCCAAATTTGTGATCTGGGTGAAGTTCTAAAAGCGAGCTACCTTTACTACGCAGGAAAACTGAGCGAGCTGTTACCCCACACAACAACAGGAAAAAGGCTCGTCCAGCATCATCACGCAAGCGATATACGGTACTGTGCTCAAGTGGATCAGTATCAAATCGTTCCTTATATCAAGGAGAAACGCATACTCCCACACCTTGTCTCATAATGTGAAAGGAGAACAGGGACAGGGGTTTTGATGCCATGCCAATGATGTCTGGAGAAGTGATGCTCGTCATCCTGATCGTCATCGGGTTAATCGGTCGATCACCGATAATCGCGACGGCCGCCAGTATTTTGTTAGTGTTGAAGCTGACGGCATTGGAACGATTTTTTCCTACGGTCGAGCGTCGTGGTTTAGAGCTTGGGCTGCTTTTTCTGACCATTTCTGTACTGGTTCCATTCGCCAGCGAAAAAATATCGTGGAAAGACGTCACACCTCTCTTTACTACGGTTGTCGGCTTAACCGCACTGGCTGGTGGGGCCATTGCCACCTGGATGAATGGAAAAGGACTCGATTTGCTGCGGTCTGAGCCGCACATGATCGTCGGATTGGTGATTGGTTCCATTATTGGGATTGTATTTTTCCGTGGGATTCCCGTTGGACCGTTGATGGCTGCCGGGATTACGGCCTTTGTATTGAAGCTATGGGAATGGTTTATGAGTAAATAAAAACAGGAAATCCCCCTCTTTGTGCAGGAGGGGGATTTATCTTTTCTGATTGGCTTACCGTTTGCTAGACGTTTTAAATGGGACTTCCCAATTCATCCCTTGGTATTGACGCCATTGCATCAAATGCTTCAGGTTCAGCTCTTTCGGTTGCTTTTCTAGATCACGGATAAAGAAGGTTCCACTGACATGTACACGCCCATCCTTGTCTCTCTTGAATGTTTCTTTCATAAGCAATCGGTAGTCTTGCTTGGCGTCATCTTGCGCGCTCCATACCAAATTCATGATGATACCTTCAGGAAGAACAGCCGTGAACGGGATGATGGCACCTTTACCGCTGTAGGTATGGTCCCCGATTTTTTCCTCGCCCTCCGTCGTTTTTAAGGTAAAGCCCGTAAAGGTGTACACGCTGTCGTTATTCGTTACAGTCACCTTTTCCTTCATCAGCTTATCAACCGGAATGGTCGCTTGAAACTTCGCCGGTTCAAATAAGTACAGGGAGTGCAGCCTGAATGTATAAGTTTGGTCATCAGCCAAAGGCGTTATGCCATTCCACTTCGTATATCGTTTCCCCTCATCATGCAGTTGCCCTCGGTAAGAGGGAGATACCGTGTTTTTGCGAATTTGATTGAGTTGATCCCCGTAAATAGCATCATCCCATCCTGCTACTACTTTTCCTTTTTCATCCACGATTTCATAGGCCAATCCGATGTCTACGAAATATCTCTCCACGCGCTCTGCATCTGTGAACACACCTGGTGCATCTTGCTTTACGACCCATCCATTTTCTTCTTTTATTTTTTGAACTTGCTTCGCTCGCTCTTCCGTCCACGCTGTTTCCAATTCAATCAAACTGACACTAGGCACAGTCTTAATGTTGTGCAAAGCCAGCTTAATTCCATGCGGGGTCATGAAATTTTTCTCAATCGTTGTTTGATTTGCCGCTGCTCTCGCCTTTTTCAAATCGACTGGAAACTCCAGCTTCCAGCTACCTTCTTTTCCATCCAGCATCGTCACGTCCACGCCGACAATCATTTCATCCAGTTGAGTCTTTCTGTCTTTCAGAAATTGGAAGATATCATGGCTGATGACTAGGTATTCACCCTCTTCTCCGTAGTGATAGCCTCCTCCATCTGGATTGAGCTCTTCACCTGATTTTGTTTTATACGTAAGCGAAACCTCGATTTTTTCCGGGTCAAACGGAATGCGCTTGCCATTTTGATCGACTGCTTGCGCGAAGATTGCCATTCTCACCGGATCAGCAACCACTTCTTGCACGGTCAGTGTCATTCCCTGATCGGTTGCGCTCTTATTGATTGCTTGGGCATAGCCTTTTTCGGCAGCTTGCTTCATTCCGTTGTCAATGCCTTGGATGGACTGGATGACACTATTTACATAGCTCGCAAAAGTTGGGGACACCATGGACCCAAACGTAATGATCGCAGTCACACTCGCTACGGCTATCGCTGTTTTCTTCAAAATGTTTACACTCCTCTTTTTCCAATTCGGTTTAGGAGTAGGAGTTCGCACTGTCTCTAATGCTGTCATCACTTGGGCTGTAAAATCTGCTGGCAACGCGCTTGGAACTTGCAGGACTTGGTACTCCTCATCGCTGTCAGCTTCCTCCATCATTACCTTTTGGCAAAGCATGCACGCTTCGACATGTTGTTCCAGCAGTCTCGCTGCTTCTGTGGTCAGGTCTCCGGCCAAGTACTTGCGCAATTCTTCAGTTTTGGAGCAATTCATAGATAGCAGCACCTCCTGACATTTCTTGCGTAATACTTGCCCGGAGCTTTTTCTTGGCATGATGGATGCGCATTTGCACGGTTGTCACCGGAATGTGCAAACTCTCGCTAATCTCCTTGTAGCTTTGCTGCTCCATGTATTTCAGCAGAAACACAATGCGGTATTCCTCACCCAGCGCCATGATTTGCTGCTGCAAGGTATCTTGCTTTTCTTTTTCCAAATAAGCTTTTTCGGGTGTATCGGATTCAATCAATCTGGTCTCTTCCAAAGGTGTTTTGGCGTAGTGCTTGTTCTTGCGCCACGCGTCTATACACAGGTTGGACGCAATCCGATACAGCCAGGCCAAAAAAGCATCTGTCGGCTTATATTTATCCAGTTGACAGTACGCTTTGATAAAAGCCTCTTGTGTCAGGTCTTGGGCATCCTGCTGCTGCCCCGTCATTCGATACAGATAGCTGTATACTCGTTCTTTGTACTTGTCGACCAGGTGCGCGTAGGCATCCCGATTCCCTTTTTGTACCTGTTGTATGAGCAACCAATCATCCTGCAAAGGAAATCCTCCCATTTCAAAAAAGTTCGCTGCGCAGCGTTCGTTTTGGCAGGCTCATATGGATTAACGGATCATTTTGTATTTTCTTTCCAGAAATGAATACATTTTTTAAAAAAGTTTGAGTCAGCATTGTGGAGGAGAAGAAAAAGCACAGTTCTCTTCGACTCTGACACGCCAGCAGAGGGATTCACTGGCCGTCTCCACTTAAAAAAGGGACCGTCGAGCCAAAGCCACCCTACGGGCGGAAGAATCTCAAAGAAGAAGTGATCGACAACATAAGAAAACCGCCCTTGAATAAGGCGGTCGAGTTCCATCCATCACTTCCATGAATGGTAGATATTTTCCGCATACTTGGTAATAGCTTCATCGTAATCTGGATACGGATATTCGAGACTATCTGCCACCGCTTTGGTGTACTTTCGAAATAGCTCGTAGCAAGTGAATAACGATTCCCACATCTGCGGGTAGCCGTTTTCGCGATAAGTGGATAGTAGCGCTTCCCAATCTTCTTTTGGAAGATAGTGATCGATAAATTTGTAGTTTTTCCCGACACTAAAGGTAAATCCTTTCTCACATCCGGTTTGCCAAGCCATCATGCGGAGCAAATTCGGTCGGGCGATTTCGTTGAGATGGTCAATCGCAAAAAGGATTTCTTTTCTCGCGAGACCTTTGACAACGTAAGTAGAGACCATCCAAAATTCATTGCAGCAGTCATCAAACTCTCTAGCAGTTGGCTTCTTGATCCAATATTGATGATCGGAAGGGAGCACCTCGTGTTTGATAAGCTCGTCCTTATCCAGCAAAACCTCAACCAAGCCGTCGCTATTTGCAAAATACGGCTTTGTCTCGTCTATCGGAATCAGCGTCAGATCTACTTTAGTTCCATCGTCAAATAGCATGAGATAGGAAAACCAATTCCCTAGCTCGGACGGAAAAAGCTCCATATCCTCTGGTTTTTGCATCATGATCCGATTCCCAAAAACATCGAGCCATTGATCATTTTCCTTAAAAGAATCCATCTCTGTCACAAAATACGAAATATCATAATCTTGGAATGGATCAGCGGGTATATTTTTGTTCGTACGCGACCCTTCCAAGGTTACCAAGCGGATTCGATCATCCTTCGTGGCGAAATCGATCAGCATGCTCATCATTTCTTGTTCCGTTCTCAAAGCCATACCCCTCCACCCTACTATTTCTCCGTCCACTTAATGTAGTGCAATTGCATAATTTTTACAATACCGCATCAATAGGTGAAACAAATAAAAAAAGCTGCACCCATTTGGGCACAGCTTTTTCTTGCAATCCGTACTTTTACGCGCGGGAAACGTATGCTTCCGTACGAGTATCGATGATCAGACGCTCTCCTTCTTCTACGAAGAGAGGAACGTTTACTACGAAGCCAGTTTCCAAGGTTGCTTTCTTTGTTACGTTAGAAGCAGTGTCACCTTTTACACCTGGCTCACATTCTGTTACAACGAGTTCAACAGTATTCGGCAATTGAATACCGATTGTTTCTCCGTTGTACTGCATGATTTGCACGTTCATGTTTTCCTTGAGGAAACGCAGTTCACGCTCGATTTGCTTTTGAGTGAACGTCATTTGCTCGTATGTTTCAGTATTCATGAAAGTGTATTCATCGCCACTAGCATACAGGTACTGCATCGTGCTGGATTCAATCCGAGCAGGGTTTACTTTTTCGCCGCCGCGGAAGGTCATTTCTGTCGTGTTGCCGCTACGCAGATTGCGCAGTTTGGAGCGAACGAATGCCGCACCTTTACCTGGTTTTACGTGTTGGAATTCTAGCACGGTAAAAATATTGCCATCCACTTCGATTGTCAAACCGGTACGAAAATCGTTTACAGAGATCATGGTAGTCCTCCCAAATCAATCAATAACAGAATAAGTATAAATTACACAGGCAAAATGAGCAACTCTTTCGTGGACTTGTTCAGGTTCTCATGACCATCAGCTGTAATCCACACATCGTCTTCGATCCGAACGCCACCAAGGCCTGTTACGTAAATGCCTGGCTCCATCGTTACGAGCATACCTGGCTCTAATACGAAGGTACTTACAGTCGACAGCCCTGGCAGCTCGTGAACTTCCAGTCCGAGACCGTGACCTGCGCTATGTCCATAGGCATCGCCATAGCCTGCTGCTGTGATGATATCTCTCGTTGCAGCGTCAGCGTCTTTTGCGGATACACCTGGCTTCAGTGCTTCTAAACCTGCGAGCTGTGCACGCAGAACGATTTCGTAGATTTCGCGCATTTTCGGGTCCGGCTCTCCCACAGACAACGTGCGTGTGATATCGGAATTGTAGCCCTGGTATGCAGCTCCGAAGTCGAGCGTAACCATTTCCCCTGCCTGAATCACTTTCTCGGAAGCTCGTCCATGTGGCAGAGCACCGCGCACACCTGACGCTACGATCATATCAAAGGCAGAGCCTGTCGCTCCTTGTTTACGCATGAAGAATTCCAATTCCAAAGCAACCTCGGATTCACGCACGCCTGGTTTGATGTAGCCTTGAATATGCGTAAATGCTGCTTCCGCGATACGAACCGCTTCACGAATAATAACCATCTCGGATTCGTCTTTAAACATGCGGATTTTTTCAAGCAGACCGCTTGTTGACACCAGCTCTACTCCGTCAAATCCTTTGTTCCATTCCTGATAGGTGCTAAAGGACACGCTGCTCTCGAATGCCAAACGCTTAATCCCTTTTTCTTGCAGGAGCTTTGCCATCGCTTCAACTGCTTTTCTCTCGTTATTTACCACCGTAAAATCAGGTGCTTGTTCTTGCGCTTGTTCCACATAGCGAAAGTCAGTGACGAGAAACGCCTCTGTTTCGGTGACAATCACCCATCCCGTTGATCCGGTGAAACCACTCAAGTAGAAGCGATTCTCTGTTTTTTCGGTAATAAATGCCTCTGCTCCAACTTGTGTAAGCGCCTCGCGCAATTTATGCAGACGTTGTTTCATGGCAGCCTTTTCCCCTTTTTGAATGCTATTATTTTTTTTCGATTTTACGGACGAGCGATCTTAGTGCCCATTCATATCCATCGATCCCCAATCCGACAACTTGTCCAATCGCGATAGGAGCGATGACTGAGTGATGGCGAAATGGTTCCCGTGCATGAATATTGGAAATATGTACTTCAATCGTTGGCAGTGCCACACTGGCCAAAGCGTCTCGGATTGCATAGCTGTAATGTGTGAATGCCCCTGGGTTGATCAAGATACCG
This genomic stretch from Brevibacillus sp. DP1.3A harbors:
- the spoIIIAF gene encoding stage III sporulation protein AF, with protein sequence MTWLTLWLKKIILLVLLAAFLDLILPNTTLQRYVKMVMGLILLLTIISPVFSLFSLSQEDLAFRLDRYQQELNKPASAEWKRITDKLLGQQNQQMTAYVQSQVASSVKASVKEQYGVTVEDVTITVNQQNPEQPTLERIELVVGDANKEEQKGQSTIEPIKPVQPVEITIGEPIDIQSDPKSDIAATAHHDNPLYAQITNDVAKEWGLSKSQVVIKDESREREKQ
- the spoIIIAE gene encoding stage III sporulation protein AE, whose amino-acid sequence is MAHTCKLILFLFLLLALFPVAVSAAMTPAVAPAAGPINQIVQQQVDHLQLDRVEKYWHQLQRDYKGYLPDLKSEGFIQILMQQGDFSISGVLQGMGKFIFHEILMNGKLLSSIIIITVFAMILETMQNAFERNAVSTVAYSITYLVLMVLAINSFHVAITYAKDAIANMSDFMLAMIPLVIALLASVGNLASATMFHPLIIFMINTSGMMISYVVFPLLFLSAMLSIVSLFSERYKVTQLATLLRNIAMGVLGSFLTIFLAIISIQGATSAVADGVTLRTAKYITGNFIPIVGRVFSDAADTVLNASLLVKNAVGLAGVLILIMLCAFPALKILVLALIYNLSSAVLQPLGNSPIISALGTIGKSLLFVFAALATVGLMFFLAITIIIAAGNISMMVR
- the spoIIIAD gene encoding stage III sporulation protein AD — encoded protein: MEIVQIVGLGLVATILALVIKEQKPMFAFLLAIASGVIIFYFLVGKIADVIRVLERLAVQADLNLVFLETILKIIGIAYIAEFGAQMTRDAGQGAIASKIELAGKVLILVMAVPIIQIIIETVIDLLPA
- the spoIIIAC gene encoding stage III sporulation protein AC; amino-acid sequence: MDFDLTPVFQIGAVGFITAILHTVLKQAGKEDIAHWATLVGFIIVLYMVSHYIGDLFSEVKRVFLFN
- the spoIIIAB gene encoding stage III sporulation protein SpoIIIAB; this encodes MVKLMGAVLILFSASMVGWQIGKYYANRPVQLRALLVALQMLETEIVFGMTPLQRAFVKVGHRVSEEVGKVFLLAAEFLQTEKAHSAEEALQQAMNRLWTQTALRRQEREVLESLGQVLGSSDREDQQKHLRLAVTHLRGLEEEARAEQEKYEKMYKSLGFLGGLLVVILMF
- the spoIIIAA gene encoding stage III sporulation protein AA, whose protein sequence is MNEILMILPATLRTILTALPIAVRESLEEIRLRQNQPLEVRFGQQSSYVTPSGQITSIPAQGWLFSAEEAAKLLNQVSQHSLYALEEELKRGYITVVGGHRIGIAGKVVLDKGEVKGIRDVTSFNIRIAREKKGAARKVMPYLFEDGKLLNTLLISPPQCGKTTLLRDMARTISYGSEWSSSRKVGIVDERSELAGCLQGVPQRDVGPRTDVLDACPKAAGMMMMIRSMSPDVLIVDEVGRAEDGDAVWEAIHAGVAVICSAHGASVKEVAERPMLGKLIRYGAFSRYIVLSREKGVGTIQAIYDQSMNLVEREKVAWSS
- a CDS encoding CD1247 N-terminal domain-containing protein, which codes for MPEALANRIAYLQGLADGLEVGEKSPEGKIMVEMIEILNEVQGQLRELHARVEEAEDYVEALDEDLEDIELYLFEDDDDLYETVVDCEDDDDEYAAFYDLDDDEDAQLYEGQVDPHLDTTYEFACPSCQKEIYLHEGKDEEGFRHYVIEPVDNKKTDNR
- a CDS encoding YqhV family protein, with product MLEKAIMGMAALRVFSGSIEIIAALLILKVNQVEKALLINSGLAIVGPIILITTTTIGLLGMSDRVSFAKIAWILVGISCILIGVRK
- a CDS encoding phosphosulfolactate synthase produces the protein MVECDQSFLPDSWANPSGQIREKPRAKGLTMVIDKGLGLTAYSDLLALAAPYIDLYKLGFGTIALYPLEILNQKLTLAKQNGVHIMPGGTFFEIAIRHNTIADYMKLIRSLGFTAVEISDGTFPLSFSQRQEAINYALDNDLVVYTEVGKKTADYRTSREELLETLSFDLHNGASHVIVEARESGTVGVCDGDGNIDDSFVLDIVAAAKEKASRLIWEAPQKDQQVCFIKAIGSDVNLGNIAYTDVFSVETLRRGLRGDTALLMDRGRFYPCE
- a CDS encoding 2-phosphosulfolactate phosphatase, translated to MRIEVVPTVEEIRFEQISNHVVIVIDVLRASSTIVTALGNGFRSVIPVETIGQANSLRANDCVLAGERHCKKIPEFDCNNSPTEVAALGKTGSQLILTTTNGTRAIQKAERASALLIGCFLNATACVRHALSYHLDVTLYCAGTRSEFALEDGLAAGLMIAQTQQSLPSIQICDLGEVLKASYLYYAGKLSELLPHTTTGKRLVQHHHASDIRYCAQVDQYQIVPYIKEKRILPHLVS
- a CDS encoding DUF441 domain-containing protein; this translates as MMSGEVMLVILIVIGLIGRSPIIATAASILLVLKLTALERFFPTVERRGLELGLLFLTISVLVPFASEKISWKDVTPLFTTVVGLTALAGGAIATWMNGKGLDLLRSEPHMIVGLVIGSIIGIVFFRGIPVGPLMAAGITAFVLKLWEWFMSK